A region from the Algoriphagus machipongonensis genome encodes:
- a CDS encoding glycoside hydrolase family 113 produces MIKPWYTRYLLSSIAIFIVLTMIWWTIPEEELLVVTEKWKGVCWVGSRSPLDGSELRALKSTGANALSQTPFGWQSDVNTPEIRWEVDAERQWWGESAKGIQTTHDSSQVLGIMNMLKPHLWVRGSWPGEIEMKNEDDWETWFDNYEQFILDYAKLAERLEIPMLCIGTELEKTSDRENDWRAIIAEVRKVYSGKLVYAANFTEYEKIKFWDDLDYIGIQAYFPLSKKHNPDLKELKAGWNKQLPAVEKMVRKFKKPVLFTEIGYCNTVDAAIEPWVWPNERKEIEFSESAQALCYEAFFESVWDKSWMAGVYFWKWYPNRHDREPDFTPQGKEAEKVMAKYFLAN; encoded by the coding sequence ATGATAAAACCTTGGTACACTAGATATTTGTTGAGCTCGATCGCAATTTTTATTGTGCTCACAATGATTTGGTGGACAATACCAGAAGAGGAATTATTGGTGGTGACAGAAAAGTGGAAAGGCGTATGCTGGGTAGGTAGTCGATCACCTTTGGATGGGAGTGAGTTAAGAGCTTTAAAATCAACAGGAGCCAATGCTTTGTCACAGACTCCATTTGGTTGGCAAAGTGATGTGAATACCCCGGAAATTCGATGGGAAGTGGATGCCGAAAGGCAATGGTGGGGAGAGTCAGCCAAAGGGATTCAAACAACCCATGATTCTTCACAGGTATTAGGAATAATGAATATGCTGAAGCCTCATTTATGGGTAAGAGGAAGTTGGCCAGGAGAAATTGAGATGAAGAATGAGGATGACTGGGAGACTTGGTTTGATAATTATGAGCAGTTCATTTTGGATTATGCTAAACTGGCAGAAAGGCTTGAGATACCCATGCTTTGTATTGGTACAGAATTAGAGAAAACCTCTGACCGAGAAAATGATTGGAGAGCAATAATTGCAGAGGTCAGAAAAGTATATTCTGGAAAATTGGTTTATGCTGCTAATTTCACTGAGTATGAAAAAATCAAATTCTGGGATGATCTGGATTATATAGGGATTCAAGCTTATTTTCCCTTATCAAAAAAGCATAACCCTGACTTGAAAGAATTAAAAGCTGGTTGGAATAAGCAATTACCGGCAGTTGAAAAGATGGTTCGGAAATTCAAAAAGCCAGTTCTCTTTACTGAAATAGGCTATTGTAATACCGTAGATGCGGCCATTGAACCTTGGGTTTGGCCGAATGAGAGGAAGGAGATAGAGTTTTCTGAATCTGCACAGGCGCTATGTTATGAGGCATTTTTTGAATCAGTTTGGGATAAATCATGGATGGCTGGGGTGTATTTTTGGAAATGGTACCCCAATAGACATGACCGGGAGCCTGATTTTACCCCTCAGGGAAAAGAAGCAGAAAAAGTGATGGCTAAATATTTTTTAGCGAATTAA
- a CDS encoding Gfo/Idh/MocA family protein yields the protein MKNNQRREFLKATGLAGLGFMGAGSVFGQDTEKLPEAIRKYNGGPQVFNMSGYAAPKLETVRVGIVGLGMRGPGAVNRLSKIEGVEIKALCDLMPERVEKAKEMLKDTSHKPDGYSGNSYSWKEMFERPDLDLIYIATPWEWHTPMAVYAMEAGKHAACEVPIARTLDETWQLVETSERTKKHCMQLENCCYDFFELMTLKMAREGYFGEVLHVEGAYIHDLLSLNFNKEGYQGMWRLKENYRNGNLYPTHGLGPICQILNINRGDQMDYLTSVSSDDFSMAKTAQELAEQDNFFGQFAQKKFRGNMNTTVVKTKQGKTIMIQHDVSSPRPYSRLHVVSGTEGYAQKYPTPKVARGHGWLKDEEFKDLETKYTPEIVQKVGELAKEVGGHGGMDFIMDWRLIDCLRNGLPLDQDVYDAALWSSISPLSEWSVANRSNSIDVPDFTRGSWKNNKPVPITLRG from the coding sequence ATGAAGAATAATCAAAGAAGAGAATTTTTAAAAGCGACTGGATTAGCCGGACTAGGTTTCATGGGAGCAGGGTCAGTTTTCGGCCAGGATACCGAGAAACTTCCCGAAGCAATCAGAAAATACAATGGAGGTCCACAGGTCTTTAATATGTCTGGATATGCTGCCCCTAAATTGGAAACTGTGAGAGTAGGGATAGTAGGCTTGGGGATGAGAGGCCCTGGAGCTGTCAATAGATTGAGTAAAATTGAAGGAGTAGAAATAAAGGCTTTATGCGATCTCATGCCAGAGAGAGTAGAAAAAGCCAAAGAAATGCTCAAGGACACTTCACACAAGCCAGATGGATATTCTGGAAATTCTTATTCTTGGAAAGAAATGTTCGAAAGACCAGATCTTGATTTAATATACATTGCTACTCCATGGGAATGGCATACTCCAATGGCTGTATATGCGATGGAAGCTGGTAAGCATGCCGCTTGTGAAGTTCCAATCGCTAGAACCCTTGACGAAACTTGGCAGCTAGTTGAGACATCAGAGCGTACCAAAAAGCATTGTATGCAATTAGAGAATTGCTGCTATGACTTTTTTGAGTTGATGACTTTAAAGATGGCTCGAGAAGGATACTTTGGAGAAGTATTGCATGTCGAAGGAGCTTATATTCACGATTTATTATCACTTAACTTCAATAAGGAAGGTTATCAAGGAATGTGGAGGCTAAAGGAGAATTATCGAAATGGTAATTTATATCCTACTCATGGCTTAGGACCTATTTGTCAAATTTTAAATATTAATAGAGGAGATCAAATGGATTATTTGACCTCTGTATCTTCCGATGATTTCTCCATGGCTAAGACTGCACAGGAGTTAGCTGAGCAGGATAATTTCTTTGGCCAATTTGCTCAGAAGAAGTTTAGGGGAAATATGAATACCACGGTGGTGAAAACGAAGCAAGGGAAAACCATTATGATTCAACATGATGTTTCTAGCCCTAGACCTTATTCAAGACTTCATGTAGTAAGTGGAACGGAAGGTTATGCCCAGAAGTACCCTACTCCTAAAGTGGCAAGAGGCCATGGCTGGTTAAAAGATGAGGAATTTAAAGACCTTGAGACAAAATATACCCCGGAAATTGTTCAAAAAGTAGGGGAATTAGCGAAAGAAGTTGGAGGACATGGAGGCATGGACTTTATCATGGACTGGAGATTAATTGATTGTCTTAGAAATGGTCTTCCATTGGATCAAGACGTGTATGATGCAGCTTTATGGAGCAGTATTTCACCATTAAGTGAGTGGTCTGTTGCCAATAGATCTAACTCGATCGATGTGCCTGATTTTACCAGAGGAAGCTGGAAAAACAATAAGCCTGTTCCAATCACTTTGAGAGGATAA
- a CDS encoding YgaP family membrane protein gives MKRNMGNADRVIRLVVAAILVGVYYLGVFNDTVGYLLLAVAAIFTFTSIVSICPLYAIFGIKTCSRTSAK, from the coding sequence ATGAAAAGGAATATGGGAAATGCAGACAGAGTCATCCGTTTAGTCGTAGCAGCGATTTTGGTTGGGGTCTATTATTTAGGAGTATTTAATGACACTGTTGGGTATTTGCTTTTAGCAGTGGCAGCAATCTTTACTTTTACAAGCATAGTCAGCATCTGTCCCTTGTATGCCATTTTTGGTATAAAAACCTGCTCTAGAACTTCGGCTAAATGA